The genomic DNA GAATCCGGATGAGTTGGTAAACCTACTCTACTACGACCAAATGTTGTCTTTAAAGGTTTTGTTAGAGTCTGAAATTCCTGAAATTATTTTTAATAACGAATACGAATTAGAAAGCGGAAAAAAAATTCATAGAATTTATGTTCCTTTTGAAGGTAAATTTAGCGTTCATAATAAAGATACTTGGCGCGATTGTTTCGAGTTTTTTATGGAAACAATGCCCAAGTTTGAAGAATTTTATTACGAATATGAAGACGTAATTAAGAATATATAATTTCACCTTTAATGTCATTACGAGAAAGAATGACGAAGTAATCTATTTCTTAAATAAGCCACTACCATCTTAAAAATTACAATTCATAATCGCTAGATTGAAAAAACGAACTGCTTTTAGAACTCCGAAAAATACATGAACAAGCTCGCGTTAAGGATTGAAGCAATTGTTTGAGCTCTTTTGCGAAGTATGAGCCAAAAGCGAGTGCGGAAAGCCTGACCTGAAAGGGAACGCACAAATAAAAAAAATCGTCCTTTAAAAGGGCGATTTTTTAATTTACACTTCTTCTTCTTATTTTAAAAATTGAATACTGAAAGGATAACTTGGTGCTTCGTTATTGCTCACTTTTATTGCATTTATTATTGGAAAAATTAAATAGAAAATTCCGATTACAATAAGCCCTAAAATACCCAATCCGAATAAAAAAATTAAAGGAATACAAAGCAAAAGGTATATGAACATAGAGATTCTGAAATTTAAAATTGCTTTTCCTTGAGCATCCATTCCGTAAATCTCATCTTTTTTTGTTAGCCATAAAATTAACGGAACGATAAAGCCGCCAATTCCGGTTACAAAATCTAATAACTGACTTAAATGTGTAAGTACCAATAACTGTTTGTCTGCTTTCATTTTTATATATAAGGTTTTTATTATGTACTTATTAGACGCTGTTTTGCTTGTTATGTTACATGATTTTACTTTTTAATGTTTTGCTAAATAAGTGTTTGAGTTAAGATGAAAACTGTTTGAGCTAAGACAAATTTAGCTTTGATTGTAATTTTGTAGTGAACTTAAAAACGTATAAGATAATGAGTTACTTAAATATAGACAAAGACAAAATACTACCAGTTGTAACAGAATTAAATGTTTTATTAGCAGACTATCATGTGTATTATCAAAAATTAAGAAATTTTCATTGGAATGTTTTAGGAAAGAATTTCTTTGATTTACACAATAGGTTTGAAGAAATGTATAATGACACAAAAATAAAGGTTGATGAAATTGCTGAGAGAATTATTACATTAAAATATCACCCAATTAGTAAATTATCTGATTATATCGAAGTTTCTAAAATAAAGGAATCGAGCCCGCTACTAACAGATGTAGAAATGGTAAATACAATTATAGAAGACCATAAAACCTTAATTGAGCAATTAAGTAAGGTAATTGATAGAGCAGACAAAGCAAAAGATGAAGGTACTATTGATTTAATTGGCGCCTATATTAGAGAGCTAGAAAAATCTACTTGGATGTTGAGTGCTTGGTCTAAAAACTCTAAAGATGAATTAGATACGAGCTTTGTTAAATAATTTATTGCTTTTATTTTTGGTTATTAAAAGTAATAAATTAAAACAAAAAAAATGAATAAAGTAGTTGATAAACTAGAGGATTGGAAAGATATTTTCATTAAGAATATACCCAATATTGCAATTGCATTAATAGTATTAGTTATTGCATATTTTGCTTCTAGAGCAATGAATTCTATAGTTAATAAAACTATCGGTAAAAAAATAAGACAGAAATCTGTTAGAGATTTAGTCTCTAGAGTTGCATCTGCAGTTACTATTTTAGTGGGTTTATATTTAGCGATGACTGTCTTAAAATTCGATGATACACTAAAAGCAATTGTATCTGCAGCTGGGGTTTCTGGTATTGTTATTGGTTTAGCTTTACAAGGAACTTTATCGAACACGATTTCTGGTGTTGTTTTATCGTTTAGAAAGAACTTAAACATTGGTAATTGGGTAGAAACAAATGGGTTTTCTGGTGAAGTAATTGATATTAATTTAAATTACTTTGTTATTAAAGAATTTGATAATAATATGGTTATTATTCCTAATAAAACTATTTTAGAAAGTCCGTTTAAAAATTATTCTTTAACCACAAAAATGAGAATTGCTATAGAATGTGGTGTTGAATACGGCGCAGATTTAGAAATGGTTGAAAAATTAACTATAGAAACAATTAAACACAACTTTAACCAAGATAAAATTGGTAAAGAAGTAGAGTTCTACTATACAGAATTTGGCGATAGTTCTATTAATTTTTTATGTAGATTTTGGGTGGATTCAGAAAATGCCTTAGAAAAATTGAAAGCAAAGAGTAAAGCTATTATTGAGATTAAGAAAGCATTTGATAAAGAAAACATTAATATTCCTTTCCCTATGAGAACATTAGAATTCACAGAGAACCATAGATTGAATATAAATGAAATTACCAATAGTAAGGGTTCTGTAAATTAATAATTTATAATTCCCCCGACTATTGTTTGGAAAGCTCAACACATTTAGTGTTGGGCTTTCTATTTTTCTCTAAAAATCTTATGTATTTTTGCAACATGATTCAAAACGATACTATTATTGCTTTAGCAACCCCTTCTGGTGTTAGTGCAATTTCTGTAATTAGACTTTCTGGTGAAAATGCTATCTCTTTAGTGGATGCCAATTTTAAATCTATCAAAAAAAATAAAACTTTAAAAAATCAGAAAACACATACCATCCATTTAGGTCATATTATAGAGAACGAGATTCTTTTAGATGAAGTTTTAGTATCTGTTTTTAAGAATCCGAATTCTTATACTGGTGAAAATGTCGTTGAGATTTCTTGTCATGGTTCTAGCTTTATTCAGCAAGAGATTATTCAGTTATTTCTACAAAAAGGTTGTAGAATGGCAGATAATGGTGAATTTACCATGCGCGCTTTCTTAAACGGAAAGATGGATCTGAGTCAGGCGGAAGCTGTAGCTGATGTAATTGCTTCTAACTCTGCTGCGAGTCATCAAATGGCAATTCAACAAATGCGTGGAGGAATTGCAAATGAATTGAAGGAATTACGTGCGCAATTATTAGATTTTGCTGCTCTAATTGAATTAGAGTTAGACTTTTCTGGTGAAGATGTAGAATTTGCCGACAGAACAAAATTTAAAGAGCTGGTAGCAAAAATCACTTTTGTTTTAAAACGTTTAATAGACTCTTTTTCTTTTGGAAATGCCATGAAAAACGGAATTCCTGTTGCAATTATAGGTGAACCAAATGTTGGTAAATCTACTTTATTAAATACCCTTTTAAACGAAGAGAAAGCAATTGTTTCTGACATTGCTGGTACTACTAGAGATGCTATTGAGGATGAAATAATTATTGATGGTGTTGCTTTTCGATTTATAGATACTGCAGGAATTAGAGAAACTGAAGATGTTATAGAAAGCATTGGTATTAAAAAGGCATACGAAAAGGCGGATAATGCGCAGTTAATTATTTTCTTAATTGATTCTAATAAATTTTCTTATTCTAGTGAAGAATTTCTGCAAGAAATTGAAATAATTAAAACCCGTTTTCCTACGAAACGTTTATTAGTGGTTGCTAATAAAGTTGATACCTTATCTTGTCACGATACTTCTATCCTAGAATCTGAAATTGATGATTTAATATTATTATCAGCAAAAAGTAAAGCTGGAGTAGATACTTTAAAAAAAGAATTAACTTCTCTTGTTAATATTGGTGCTTTGAGTAACAATGAAACGATTGTGACCAATTCGCGTCATTTTGAAGCTTTAAATAATGCTTTAATGGCAATTACTTCTGTTCAGCAAGGAATTGACTTAGAAATTTCTACAGATTTATTTTCTATTGATATTCGTGAATGTTTGCGTCACTTAGGTAATATTACTGGAGAATATGATGTTGATAAGGATATACTTGGGCATATTTTTAGTAATTTTTGTATTGGGAAGTAATTACACAAAACAACCAAATAACAAAACACTTCCAATCGCTTAAAAACCCTATAAAATAGTGGATTTACTTGATATGTATTCACAAACTACGTTCTGTTTTTTTATAAATATTGTACCATAATTGTAGTTTAGAGCAAAACGGCGACAAATTATAACAACTATTAATTCTTAAACTTATTTTAAATTCTAACCTTATTCCTGACGAAGTTTTTTTATGTTAAAATAGAAGTTAATAAAAATCTCAGGTTAAATTTTAACCTGAGATTTTATCGCATTTATTGATTATGAAAACTGATAATTAATTTGCAGTCTCAAGTTTACTAATAGCTGTGATTTCCCCTCCTTCTACCTCTAATCCTTGTGTAGCTGTAGCTGACGCAACGTCAATATTATAAACAAAACTTCCCTCAGTAGTATTTACTCCAACATAAGCTGTTGTACCATTTTTAGAGACATAATTGTTTCTACCCGCAATACTAGAAATGTTTTCATTTGATGGTAACCCTGTTACAGCAATATAAGATTTTGTGTGTACATCAATAATAGCTAATTCTTTACCATTACCATAAGAACCTCTCTCAGATACATTTAAAAGAATTGCTAAAAATTTACCATTACCTAAATACATTTGAGAAGTAACGTATTTACCTCCAGAAGCTGCTTCTATATCAAAATAAAATGAATCAAATTCTGATGTACCACTTTTAATTCGAGTAATTGCAGATGGCTTCGTTGAAGAAAAGTCATAAGATCCTGAGCTATTTTGAGTTTTTGCTATTGAAGATGAAAATGCATAGGCATCTCCTTTTTCATCTACAGAAAGACCATTTGTAAAATAACGCCCAATAAAACTTATGCGGTTATCTGTAATTGTTTTTTCATATTTCATTTCTGGATATGAAAAAACAGCAATATTAGCTTCGTCTGGATAATTTGTTCCATACCTATTATCAGAGGCTCCTTTTATAGTCATATAAGGTAAAAACACTTTGTTTCCTACTTGAGTAATCCATGTAGGAAAAGCTATTTCACCATTTTTTTTATTCGCTAATTCTTGAACATTAATTTCTCCTTCTGCTACAAATTCTAACAAATCTGTATCGAAACGATACCAATATGCAATAGGATTGTCTATACTTCTAGCTGTTTTCATTAATAAAATATCCTTATCAATAGACTCAAAAGCTTGCACTGTTTCTGACTGAAAATCAGATAACTTCTGTAAAGCACTTTCTCCATTTAATTGATAAGTAGTTACAGCTCCCGGATTTCCTTGTCCGTATAACAAACTAAAAAATTTATTGTTATTCGTTACGTAATATCTATAAGTTCCGTCTTGTTCTATTCCATTTCCTATGGTAGATATTTTTCCTTGACTTAAATAATCTGTTGTTAAAATATAATCTGCAACACCTTCAGATGCTGTTGGGGTTGCTGTAATAATATACTTAGATTCAGAACTAGAACCTACAGGATCTGTAACTTCCTTTTCACTACATGCTGCTAAACTAGCAATTGCTAAGGCCCATGCTCCTATTTTAAAACTTACTTTTTTCATTGTTTTATATTTAAATGTTTATTAATTATTAAAAGAATACGTATCTAATTTTCCCAGAAAAACTTCTTCCTGGTTTTTGTAAACTAAAGTTATCGTACAACATGCTATTGGTAATATTTCTACATTCTAGTGTAAATTGTACTTTTTTATTAAATTTATATGTGAAATTTAAATCGTGTGAAATTTGTTCTGAAATATCTAATTTATCACTACCTAAACTTGGCCAATACAAGTAAAATGCATGTACATATAGTAGGTTATAACCAATACTTAATTCTTGTTTTCTATTCCCTAAGTTCAAAAATGCATAGTTTATGTCTCCATTCCCATATAAATAGGGCATGTTCGGAATTCTATCTTTATAGACAACGCTTACTGTGGTTTGTCCTTCATCATATTTAGTATTGTTTCTTAAGTCTTGGTAAGTTGCATTCAAGCCCAATGATAAATTTTGATTATATGTATATCTTATTTCAGATTCAATTCCTAAGTTGGTAACACTTCCTAAATTGTCCATTACTTGCATAACTTGGTTTTTGTTTAATCTAGGTCTAATAAAATCTTTGGCATCTCTATAAAACAGATTTGAGCTAAAGCTAAACTGATGGATTTTATTAAAATTCCCCCAATAACTTAAACCTAAATTGTAATTGTTACTACTTTCTGGTTTTAAGTTGATATTTCCTTCTAAATTGATTATGTCACCAAATAATTCATTTGATTCTGGTAATCGATATGTTTTTTCGTAAGATCCTTTTAACTGTAAATTGTCATGTAAGAAATAAGTAACTGCAAAACCATAACCTAAAAAATTAAACGTATTTGTTTTATTGATATAAGCTACATCACCATAGCCTCCCGTAGGATTATAGGCATGAGCATAGGTGTTTTTTTGAAAATATTGCTTAATAAATAAAGAAGTGTTCCAATTAGAACTTTTAAAATCATGACCTAAACCAGTAATATTTTTTAATGTTTTTTTAGGTTGTTGATAAATATCACTATCTGGATTTAATTCGTTAACTCCTTTTCTATTAAAAGTATTTAAAGTGCTACTTAAAGCTAAGTTATGGTGTTTATTTATTTTATAATTGGCATTTGCAGTAGCCAAACCGTTGTTGTTTTTATATTTATATAATGAATAAGAACGTTCGCCTCCTGGTGTATTATATTCTTTATAATTTCCAAACCAATTATACCTTCTATTAATAGTGTCTATGTTTTTTTCTGCCCCTAAATTATAACTAGCATTGAACTTTACATCTAAATTTTTAAGTATAAAATCATCTTTTTTATACTTTATACTAGGCATAATAATATTACCTCTTCTGTTCCATGCCCCAAAAACACTAGCTTGTCTCGCACCTGTTTGAATTTCTTTATAATTTTTTCCTAAAGTAATTCCAAATAATAATTGATCTGCAAAACTTTTATTTACAAATCCTAAATTAAAAATTACGGATTCGTTATGATAGGTATCATGAAAACGTTTTACGGTTTTGTTTGGGTAATATTTACCTGTATTGATATCTGCTACATCTACTTTAATTTCATAATTATTATCTGAATAATTTTGAAAAGCATTCATTTGAGCAATAAACCCTTTATTAGAAACGTAAATTGCATTTACATAACTACGATGTGTATTAAAAGAGCCGTAAGAATAAGAAGCGTCTAAATGGCTTTTTTTATACGTGTTGGTAATAATATTTACAGCACCTCCCAAAGCATCAGAACCTAAACCTACCGGAACAACACCTTTGTACACTTCAATTCTTTCTGCTAAATTAATAGGAATATTATTTAATTGAAATGATGACCCCATATTGTCCATAGGAATTCCATCAATAAAAAAACGTACTTGATTTCCTCTAAAACCATTTAAAGAAAAATTCATTTTAGAGCCAACTCCACCACTTTCACGAATTCTTACTCCAGATACTTTTCCTAAAGCATGGCCAATATCTAAAGTGGTATTGTGTAGTTTTTTAGCATCTACTACCGTTACGTTAAAAGCTTTTTCTTTTACCTTTTGCAACTTGCTTTTACCAGTTATAATAATTTCACTTAACTGTGTATTAGACTCTTCTAAAATAAAAGAAACTGTTTTTGTATTACCTCTATTAATAGTAATTGTTTTATGTAGGGTTTTATAACCTAAGAAAGACACCTCTATAGTATATAAACCATCGTAGTTTCCTATAAACTTAAACAAACCATTATTGTCTGTAATAACGCCATTATTAGTCTCTTTAATAATTACGGTTGCTCCGTATAAAGGAACCTGATTTTGATCTAGTACATGACCAATTATGTTGCTTTTCTTTGATTGGGAAAACCCTATAATTGAAAATAAACAACAAGCAAATGCAAGGTATAAATTGTTTTTTGACATATTGAATGTGAATTCTATGAATTTATTATTATTTAGACTTAATATAAATAATGTGCAAATATAAATTGAATTCCTTCTTAGAATTGTACGCAATGCGGATAATAAACTACGCAAAACGGAATAAAATAAAATAGCTTTTTGTTATAAAAAACACCTCTAAAAACAAACAAAAAGAGGTGCCATAAAACAAGGTTAGATGAATACTAAAATTGGTTGTAAATAAATGAACTTAAACATTAATTGGTTGATGAATTAATGTATTATTAGGTTAAAATAATTAGCAATAATAGTTATCCTTTTGTTTTTTGTAGTTTTAATTTAAAAACAACTGCAATAGCGGTTAAGGATAATAAAATCCAAAAGACGTCTATTACAAAAATTTGAGAGTATCCTTTTTGCCAAGTAATCCATAACCAGTTCCCAGAAATAACACCATTAGAAATTGGCACTAAAAAACCAAAAATACTACCAAGTATTAAGGATGTCTTATTTGTAAAATAAATGTCTCGTTTAATTATAAATAATGTGCTTAAAGCTAACCATCCCCAAAAGAAAACATTATAAATTAAAGCTTTTTTTCCACCGTCATAATCACTTGAAAAGCATTTTACTACAATAAAAATTAATGCCGTAATAGGATAAATACTAAGGCAAATAGCCATGTAAATATTTACTAACCAACTGTTAAATTTTCTTTTATAATTGGGTACTACTTTGTTATCTCTTGCTACTAGCCAAATAAGCACACCAGAAATAATTACAAAACAAGTTATTAAACCGAGTACAAAATTGATAAGTTTCATACCGTAACCACCATAATCGCCAAAATGTAATCGTTTTAATAAGTTAGTAGTTCCTTTAACATAAGTTGTTTCTTTTAGAGGGCTGTTTTCATCGACAATCTCACCATTTTCTGCTTTAAAGGTTAAAGAACCATCACCCAAAAGATTGTCTTTAAATTGCGGATGTCCTTCTACCTTAACATGCATATTGGCATCTCCATAATTAAAAATTTGCAAGCTATTTATTTTTAAATCTGGCCACTTATTTTTAGTTTCTAATATAAAATCATTAATGGATATCGTTTTATTTATAACTTCCCCTTTTAGCTTATAATTTATAACTTTCTCTGTATTTAATGCTTCATTAAATACTTTAGTATCGTCATTAAATATAAACGACTTAATTGGTGGTACCATAATACTGTATCCAATTATTAGGTATACTCCTGTAACGGCAAACATAAATTGAAAAGGCAAACCAATAAGCCCTAGAGAAACATGTGCATCTGTCCAAATTGTTTTCCATTTAGATTTTGATCGAAAAAGATAAAAACTTGATGCAATTTTTTTCCAATGAACAATAACACCCGTAATAATTGCAAATAAAAAGAAAAATGCAACAAAACCAGCCAACATATAACCAGAACGACCGTATAGATTTAGTTGTGCAAAAAAATGAAGCCTATAAAAAAACTCTCCTAATGTATAAGCTTTATCATATCTTTCAGATTTATACGTTTTCAAGTTCGTATTAAAAAATGTTCGTTTGGGTCTTTTTTCTACTTCTTTTTTAGTTTCTTTTACTGTTTTATTTCCTTCAATTTTTAACTTTTCTTTTTCTGATGGCGAAATAACCGTAGTAGCCATTTGCCCCTCTATACGTTGGAAGAAAGTAATATTTTGTCCGTTTAATTTGTATTCTTTTTCAATATTAATTAACAGCTTATCGAAATTAGTTTCGCTAAAAGCACTGTCTTTAACAGGTTCATTACGTTCCCATGCTATAATTTCATCTCTTAAAAAAGAAATAGACCCCGTAAAGAAAATAACGTACAATGCAGCACTAATAATAATACCACTAATAGTATGCGTATGTAACATAATATTATAGACTCTTTTAGACATGTGTTTTGTAAATTAGATAGTTAATGACTGTTTAGTATAAATAAATGCAATGAAAATTATGGCGATTAAAATATATACTCCCCATATTTTCCATCCATTTTTAGCTAAAAAAGCAACAATTAGTAAGGTTACCCAAAGGATGAAACCAGCATAACGTATGGTATAGATACTATTTTGTGGGTTCCACCAAACAACTAAAACCATATGAAAGAGTTGTGTAAGAATATAGCCTCCAATAAAACCTGCGGTTATTTTAGCAAATCTCTGTAATGGTGTGGATAAGTGTTTTTTATTTGCTGGCATACTATTTATTTCAAGAATATTTCAATTACAAAAGCAATTACAGTGATAATTATAAGCTTGGTTAGATTAAAAAATCGAAGAGGAGCTATTAAAACAATGCAACAACCAACTGTCATTACAATTACCAAATAAGAAAAAATACCTGCACCAATACCATAATAAAACAAACAAGGTATCAGACTTATTAATAATAAACCAATACCAAAATAAGATGCTGTTTTTTTGTTAGCAGCACTCTTTCGTTGAAGCTTATATTGTAGTGTTAATTCGGCACGTTTACTAGTACTGTATAGTAGGTAAAACCCTAAAAAAGCAATACAACAAGTTAGTGTAAGCATTTGTATGTGAATTATAAAATTTAAGTAGAATTATAAAAGCGTATCTTAAATAATTAAGTTTAATGCGTTACAAAAGTTGTAACGATGCGCATTCTATTTATATATTCTTCATTTTCTACGTCTTCCTTTTTACTAGCTTCAAGCAAATATGGCACCTGCAATTCTACTTTAAAACTGGCAATACCTTCTGTATTTGTTTTAATATCTTTCTGCCAACCATTAGGTGCAAAAACTTTTATAGATATATCTGCTAACGGTACTCCCCTATTTTCAACATAAATTGAAATTATATTATCATTTTTAAAGCTTTTGTACATTAATAAAAGATTCTCTTCTTTAGTTTTAATAAGTTTAGATCTAACATAAGGTTTGCCTACCTCTACACTTGTAGATGTATTAAATTGATATTGCGTTTTACCATATAAACTAGCTACATTATGGTGTATTGAAAAATAATATCTACCATCTGTTTTAGGTGTAAATGAAGCTGAAAAGTGATTATTACGTTGTTGCGTTATTATTTTTTCTTTAATTCCGTTCGGATGCGTTAACCAAAGGGTAAAGTCTTTTGTATTAGACCACCAATCTTTAATTAATTCTCTTTTGCCATCATGAGGTTCGGCATAAAAAACAAAAACATCTTGTGCTTCTCCTTTTTTCCCTTCTCCATTAGTTTTAATAAATAAAGCATGTGCAAATATATTGGCTGTATTTGCAAAGATGAATAGGTATACTAATAATTGTTTTACAGCTGTCATTTTTAATAGTTATTCGATTTTAATTTAGATTTATTCTAAATAATTTAACGCAAAAATATTAACAACACGTATTTAAAAGTTACGCTAAGCGGAATATAATCTACGTAAAGCGGAATATTAAAACTTTAACTACTATAATACATTTAAAAAAAATTAAATTTACACTAAAAAACTTATTCAATAAATACCTGAATTTAAATACTTTAAATACTTTTTAATATATCTCAGATTCTTCAATAATTTTATTTCATAAAAACAAAACACCGCTATACTTATTTAGATTCAATAAATATAATGTATTTTTGGCAAAAATATTTATTTTATAAATTGAAATCAGGGGCAAAAAAGAAATAATGATAAGTAGTATTTTAATAGAAAATAATAGAGAGATTGTTTTTGATAAAACCTCAGAAATTATTAAAATTGATGAATGTGGAACTCATGAGGTTGTTACCTTAATTAATGATAAATCTTGGTATAAAGAACAAGTTTTTGATAGTTTTAAGATTGGTTACGGTACTTTAATTGACGTTAAAAATAATAAAATAAAATTTGATTTTAAGGGAGAAACTATAGGGATGGTTTTTATACAAAAAGGAAGTCTTAGTATAAACATTCCAAAATTATCTCACACAAATTATTTAGAGTCAAATGAGCATAACCTATTTTATTATACAAGTATATCTGGAGAAATTGAAATGACAGATGATATTGTTTCAATATTTAGAATCAATTTTTCGTTAAGTTTCTTTAATCAATTTTTACCTGATGAAAATAAATTTAAAGACTTTAGAAAACAAATATGTTACAATAAAACAGGTAAACTTAAAAATAAGAATGGAGCTATCACATCAAAAATATTTTTAATAATAGATGAAATAAGAAATTC from Polaribacter sp. ALD11 includes the following:
- a CDS encoding DUF4268 domain-containing protein is translated as MFSKDEAALMRKEFWTSFGKSFPRKWLLYNTKIKGFSFKFVADRKNAAVCLDIENPDELVNLLYYDQMLSLKVLLESEIPEIIFNNEYELESGKKIHRIYVPFEGKFSVHNKDTWRDCFEFFMETMPKFEEFYYEYEDVIKNI
- the mnmE gene encoding tRNA uridine-5-carboxymethylaminomethyl(34) synthesis GTPase MnmE, with translation MIQNDTIIALATPSGVSAISVIRLSGENAISLVDANFKSIKKNKTLKNQKTHTIHLGHIIENEILLDEVLVSVFKNPNSYTGENVVEISCHGSSFIQQEIIQLFLQKGCRMADNGEFTMRAFLNGKMDLSQAEAVADVIASNSAASHQMAIQQMRGGIANELKELRAQLLDFAALIELELDFSGEDVEFADRTKFKELVAKITFVLKRLIDSFSFGNAMKNGIPVAIIGEPNVGKSTLLNTLLNEEKAIVSDIAGTTRDAIEDEIIIDGVAFRFIDTAGIRETEDVIESIGIKKAYEKADNAQLIIFLIDSNKFSYSSEEFLQEIEIIKTRFPTKRLLVVANKVDTLSCHDTSILESEIDDLILLSAKSKAGVDTLKKELTSLVNIGALSNNETIVTNSRHFEALNNALMAITSVQQGIDLEISTDLFSIDIRECLRHLGNITGEYDVDKDILGHIFSNFCIGK
- a CDS encoding mechanosensitive ion channel family protein yields the protein MNKVVDKLEDWKDIFIKNIPNIAIALIVLVIAYFASRAMNSIVNKTIGKKIRQKSVRDLVSRVASAVTILVGLYLAMTVLKFDDTLKAIVSAAGVSGIVIGLALQGTLSNTISGVVLSFRKNLNIGNWVETNGFSGEVIDINLNYFVIKEFDNNMVIIPNKTILESPFKNYSLTTKMRIAIECGVEYGADLEMVEKLTIETIKHNFNQDKIGKEVEFYYTEFGDSSINFLCRFWVDSENALEKLKAKSKAIIEIKKAFDKENINIPFPMRTLEFTENHRLNINEITNSKGSVN
- a CDS encoding DUF4374 domain-containing protein — translated: MKKVSFKIGAWALAIASLAACSEKEVTDPVGSSSESKYIITATPTASEGVADYILTTDYLSQGKISTIGNGIEQDGTYRYYVTNNNKFFSLLYGQGNPGAVTTYQLNGESALQKLSDFQSETVQAFESIDKDILLMKTARSIDNPIAYWYRFDTDLLEFVAEGEINVQELANKKNGEIAFPTWITQVGNKVFLPYMTIKGASDNRYGTNYPDEANIAVFSYPEMKYEKTITDNRISFIGRYFTNGLSVDEKGDAYAFSSSIAKTQNSSGSYDFSSTKPSAITRIKSGTSEFDSFYFDIEAASGGKYVTSQMYLGNGKFLAILLNVSERGSYGNGKELAIIDVHTKSYIAVTGLPSNENISSIAGRNNYVSKNGTTAYVGVNTTEGSFVYNIDVASATATQGLEVEGGEITAISKLETAN
- a CDS encoding TonB-dependent receptor, producing the protein MSKNNLYLAFACCLFSIIGFSQSKKSNIIGHVLDQNQVPLYGATVIIKETNNGVITDNNGLFKFIGNYDGLYTIEVSFLGYKTLHKTITINRGNTKTVSFILEESNTQLSEIIITGKSKLQKVKEKAFNVTVVDAKKLHNTTLDIGHALGKVSGVRIRESGGVGSKMNFSLNGFRGNQVRFFIDGIPMDNMGSSFQLNNIPINLAERIEVYKGVVPVGLGSDALGGAVNIITNTYKKSHLDASYSYGSFNTHRSYVNAIYVSNKGFIAQMNAFQNYSDNNYEIKVDVADINTGKYYPNKTVKRFHDTYHNESVIFNLGFVNKSFADQLLFGITLGKNYKEIQTGARQASVFGAWNRRGNIIMPSIKYKKDDFILKNLDVKFNASYNLGAEKNIDTINRRYNWFGNYKEYNTPGGERSYSLYKYKNNNGLATANANYKINKHHNLALSSTLNTFNRKGVNELNPDSDIYQQPKKTLKNITGLGHDFKSSNWNTSLFIKQYFQKNTYAHAYNPTGGYGDVAYINKTNTFNFLGYGFAVTYFLHDNLQLKGSYEKTYRLPESNELFGDIINLEGNINLKPESSNNYNLGLSYWGNFNKIHQFSFSSNLFYRDAKDFIRPRLNKNQVMQVMDNLGSVTNLGIESEIRYTYNQNLSLGLNATYQDLRNNTKYDEGQTTVSVVYKDRIPNMPYLYGNGDINYAFLNLGNRKQELSIGYNLLYVHAFYLYWPSLGSDKLDISEQISHDLNFTYKFNKKVQFTLECRNITNSMLYDNFSLQKPGRSFSGKIRYVFF
- a CDS encoding DUF4870 domain-containing protein; this encodes MKADKQLLVLTHLSQLLDFVTGIGGFIVPLILWLTKKDEIYGMDAQGKAILNFRISMFIYLLLCIPLIFLFGLGILGLIVIGIFYLIFPIINAIKVSNNEAPSYPFSIQFLK
- a CDS encoding PepSY domain-containing protein encodes the protein MSKRVYNIMLHTHTISGIIISAALYVIFFTGSISFLRDEIIAWERNEPVKDSAFSETNFDKLLINIEKEYKLNGQNITFFQRIEGQMATTVISPSEKEKLKIEGNKTVKETKKEVEKRPKRTFFNTNLKTYKSERYDKAYTLGEFFYRLHFFAQLNLYGRSGYMLAGFVAFFFLFAIITGVIVHWKKIASSFYLFRSKSKWKTIWTDAHVSLGLIGLPFQFMFAVTGVYLIIGYSIMVPPIKSFIFNDDTKVFNEALNTEKVINYKLKGEVINKTISINDFILETKNKWPDLKINSLQIFNYGDANMHVKVEGHPQFKDNLLGDGSLTFKAENGEIVDENSPLKETTYVKGTTNLLKRLHFGDYGGYGMKLINFVLGLITCFVIISGVLIWLVARDNKVVPNYKRKFNSWLVNIYMAICLSIYPITALIFIVVKCFSSDYDGGKKALIYNVFFWGWLALSTLFIIKRDIYFTNKTSLILGSIFGFLVPISNGVISGNWLWITWQKGYSQIFVIDVFWILLSLTAIAVVFKLKLQKTKG
- a CDS encoding AraC family transcriptional regulator, yielding MISSILIENNREIVFDKTSEIIKIDECGTHEVVTLINDKSWYKEQVFDSFKIGYGTLIDVKNNKIKFDFKGETIGMVFIQKGSLSINIPKLSHTNYLESNEHNLFYYTSISGEIEMTDDIVSIFRINFSLSFFNQFLPDENKFKDFRKQICYNKTGKLKNKNGAITSKIFLIIDEIRNSKWKGFYRKIHMNSLILELLLLQLDQFNSSNQTRTSEEEKIIRVKDYITKNCTKSMTLNFLSKKFGTNECALKKGFKTQFGITVFGYIIDLKMDKAKELLFDKKLPVGEVSELVGYKNPQHFSTAFKKKYGVTPSKFMKFNS
- a CDS encoding Dps family protein, with protein sequence MSYLNIDKDKILPVVTELNVLLADYHVYYQKLRNFHWNVLGKNFFDLHNRFEEMYNDTKIKVDEIAERIITLKYHPISKLSDYIEVSKIKESSPLLTDVEMVNTIIEDHKTLIEQLSKVIDRADKAKDEGTIDLIGAYIRELEKSTWMLSAWSKNSKDELDTSFVK